Proteins co-encoded in one Arthrobacter alpinus genomic window:
- a CDS encoding thiamine pyrophosphate-dependent dehydrogenase E1 component subunit alpha translates to MDHPGNAALLTGQHGEYLLPSHDPVQLITPEGTLRSREVGRNAGNFKDSYPMPSTETLRRGYAGLVLGRRINEQAGALVRQGRMAVYPSSLGQEACQVAAWMVLDRSDWLFASYRDTVAIMGRGVSANEAFESLRGDWHSGFDPYDYNTALPTTPLATQLLHAVGVAHAAKLRGEDTVVLAMCGDGATSEGDFHEALNFAAVFHVPAVFLIQNNQYAISVPLIHQNVAPSLAHKAIGYGMPGERVDGNDLAALLTVLGTAVDRARKGGGPALIEAHTYRMEAHTNADDSTRYRSAEEVAQWVPKDPLKRLHKYLSDAGELSSEQAEAFTVAADSVAKALRDGLNAPSSPDPLDMFRFVYSEPTPQLRKQSRQLAAELAAVAGGTDGSGSAAGAAGGSGSAAGS, encoded by the coding sequence ATGGACCACCCGGGAAATGCCGCGTTGCTGACCGGCCAGCACGGTGAATACCTGCTGCCCTCACATGATCCGGTCCAGCTGATCACCCCCGAGGGCACCTTGCGCAGTCGCGAAGTGGGGCGCAACGCCGGGAACTTCAAGGACAGCTATCCCATGCCCTCGACGGAAACCTTGCGCCGAGGCTATGCGGGATTAGTCCTCGGGCGGCGGATTAATGAGCAGGCCGGTGCGTTGGTGCGGCAGGGACGCATGGCCGTGTATCCATCATCGCTGGGGCAGGAAGCCTGCCAGGTGGCGGCGTGGATGGTTCTGGACCGCAGCGACTGGCTGTTCGCAAGCTACCGGGACACCGTGGCCATCATGGGGCGCGGCGTGAGCGCCAACGAAGCCTTCGAATCGCTTCGCGGCGACTGGCACAGCGGCTTTGACCCGTACGACTACAACACCGCACTGCCCACCACGCCCCTGGCCACGCAATTGCTGCACGCCGTTGGCGTGGCGCATGCGGCCAAATTGCGCGGCGAGGACACCGTGGTGCTGGCCATGTGCGGCGACGGGGCCACCAGTGAGGGTGACTTTCACGAGGCCCTGAACTTTGCCGCCGTCTTCCACGTCCCTGCCGTGTTCCTCATCCAAAACAACCAGTACGCAATTTCAGTCCCGCTCATCCACCAAAACGTTGCCCCGTCGCTGGCCCACAAGGCCATCGGTTACGGGATGCCCGGTGAGCGCGTTGACGGCAATGACCTGGCTGCGCTGCTGACGGTGCTGGGTACGGCAGTTGACCGTGCGCGAAAAGGCGGCGGGCCGGCCCTCATCGAGGCGCACACGTACAGGATGGAAGCCCACACCAATGCCGATGATTCCACCCGCTACCGCTCCGCCGAGGAGGTGGCGCAGTGGGTACCCAAGGATCCCCTGAAGCGCCTGCACAAGTACCTGTCCGACGCCGGAGAGTTGAGTTCTGAGCAAGCGGAGGCTTTCACTGTGGCTGCGGATAGTGTGGCGAAAGCGCTGCGGGACGGGCTCAATGCGCCCAGCTCGCCTGATCCACTGGACATGTTCCGCTTTGTCTACAGCGAACCCACGCCGCAACTGCGCAAGCAGAGCCGTCAACTCGCCGCTGAACTGGCAGCCGTGGCTGGTGGTACAGATGGTTCTGGTTCTGCGGC